One window from the genome of Leucobacter aridicollis encodes:
- a CDS encoding amidohydrolase: MTLTPSTGFALTGARLITNTPDHAGATALLVEHGRITSLGDDTEIEALAIAAGYPVRDANGATVTAGLFDSHTHPHWAADVTRGVDLGGLGTITEIQAAVASYAATLPADAWVLGWNLEFEPFEATGVRGDLFDAAVTGRPFAAMFYDLHSGLANAAALAAAGVTEAPVFEDMSEVVVDEAGTLTGELREPSAYKLVFDAVPALSHDDERDSLRDMFRTLAAAGLTGGAIMDGKPRTVDLIEELDERGELDHRLVVHHWHAVTDDDEAVARVIASKDRRGNLWESDGIKLFSDGVIDTGTAWLHQPDACGDGTHAFWPDWDRYRSVVRAYHDAGMIIATHAVGDFAVNRVLDAYAELPARGDARPHSIEHLEVLADEDLEKLTGSGVTASMQPLHMQWREGDDSDNWAVRLGERAATGYRVRDVLETGTRVTLGSDWPVAHYDPRIGMAWARGRSTPGVADAHVFEPEQRLTGEEALLAYTLWPALARGYDDRGVLAPGALADLTIWDGDPVAATPDELVSLAIAATVVDGRFVHDAL, translated from the coding sequence ATGACGCTCACCCCATCGACAGGCTTCGCTCTCACTGGCGCGCGCCTCATCACGAACACGCCTGACCACGCTGGCGCGACAGCCCTGCTTGTCGAGCACGGCCGGATCACATCACTCGGTGACGACACAGAGATTGAGGCGCTCGCGATCGCCGCCGGGTACCCAGTTCGCGACGCGAACGGCGCGACAGTCACGGCCGGCCTCTTCGACTCGCACACCCATCCGCACTGGGCAGCCGACGTGACACGCGGCGTCGACCTCGGAGGGCTCGGAACCATCACGGAGATCCAGGCCGCCGTCGCATCCTACGCCGCGACACTTCCTGCCGATGCTTGGGTGCTCGGCTGGAACCTTGAATTCGAACCGTTCGAGGCGACTGGTGTGCGGGGCGACCTGTTCGACGCCGCCGTCACTGGCCGCCCGTTCGCCGCGATGTTCTACGACCTGCATTCGGGACTCGCGAACGCCGCCGCCCTTGCAGCAGCGGGGGTCACCGAGGCGCCGGTGTTCGAGGACATGTCTGAGGTTGTTGTCGACGAGGCGGGGACGCTCACTGGCGAGCTTCGTGAGCCGAGCGCGTACAAGCTCGTCTTCGACGCAGTGCCGGCGCTCTCACACGACGACGAGCGTGACTCGCTCCGCGACATGTTCCGCACACTCGCTGCGGCGGGCCTCACCGGCGGGGCGATCATGGACGGCAAGCCGCGCACAGTCGATCTCATCGAGGAACTCGATGAGCGCGGGGAACTCGACCATCGCCTCGTCGTACACCACTGGCACGCTGTCACCGACGACGACGAGGCGGTCGCGCGCGTGATCGCCTCAAAAGATCGCCGCGGCAATCTCTGGGAGTCAGACGGCATCAAGCTGTTCAGTGACGGCGTCATCGACACCGGCACTGCCTGGCTGCATCAGCCCGACGCCTGCGGCGACGGCACACACGCGTTCTGGCCAGACTGGGACCGCTACAGAAGTGTTGTACGGGCGTATCACGACGCGGGCATGATCATCGCGACGCACGCTGTCGGCGACTTCGCCGTGAATCGCGTGCTCGACGCCTACGCTGAGCTCCCCGCTCGCGGCGACGCGCGGCCGCACTCAATCGAGCACCTCGAGGTGCTCGCGGATGAGGACCTCGAGAAGCTCACGGGCTCGGGCGTCACGGCGTCAATGCAGCCGCTGCACATGCAGTGGCGAGAGGGCGACGACAGCGACAACTGGGCGGTACGGCTTGGCGAGCGCGCGGCGACAGGCTACCGGGTTCGCGACGTTCTCGAGACAGGCACACGCGTGACGCTCGGTTCAGACTGGCCCGTTGCTCACTACGACCCCCGCATTGGGATGGCATGGGCTCGCGGGCGCAGCACTCCAGGTGTCGCTGATGCACACGTGTTCGAGCCCGAGCAGCGACTGACCGGGGAGGAGGCGCTTCTCGCGTACACGCTGTGGCCAGCCCTGGCTCGCGGGTACGATGACCGCGGTGTGCTCGCCCCCGGCGCGCTCGCAGACCTCACGATCTGGGACGGCGACCCCGTTGCCGCGACTCCCGACGAACTCGTGTCACTCGCGATCGCTGCGACAGTCGTCGATGGTCGGTTCGTGCACGACGCGCTCTAG
- a CDS encoding response regulator, which yields MRILLADDAALLREALQALLERLGHEVVASASDATELVAVYGSLTVAPDLVVTDVRMPPTRTDDGLRAALQIRELAPAQPVLALSQYVADRYARVLLTLPEGGVGYLLKERVNRVADFDQALAAVAAGGTVIDPEVTRHLLRQDQPGPLAVLTAREREVLELMAKGESNAEIAAQLYVSDAAVRKHIGNIFARLGLQPSDENRRVRAILTYLQAR from the coding sequence GTGCGGATTCTGCTCGCCGATGACGCGGCCTTACTCCGAGAGGCGCTCCAGGCCCTGCTCGAACGGCTCGGGCACGAGGTCGTTGCCTCCGCCAGTGACGCCACGGAGCTCGTCGCCGTCTACGGGAGCCTGACAGTCGCGCCCGACCTCGTCGTGACCGACGTGCGTATGCCACCTACCCGCACCGATGACGGGTTACGTGCAGCGCTTCAGATCCGCGAACTCGCCCCCGCACAGCCAGTGCTCGCCCTCTCGCAGTACGTCGCCGACAGGTACGCTCGAGTTCTTCTGACGCTGCCCGAGGGCGGCGTCGGCTACCTGCTCAAGGAGCGCGTCAACAGGGTCGCCGACTTCGACCAAGCGCTCGCAGCTGTCGCCGCTGGCGGCACGGTGATTGATCCGGAGGTCACGCGACACCTCTTGCGGCAGGACCAGCCCGGGCCGCTCGCCGTTCTCACGGCGCGCGAACGCGAGGTGCTCGAGCTCATGGCGAAGGGCGAGTCAAACGCCGAAATCGCGGCGCAACTGTACGTGAGCGATGCTGCCGTGCGGAAACACATCGGCAACATCTTCGCGCGCTTAGGCCTGCAGCCGAGCGACGAGAATCGGCGAGTGCGCGCGATCTTGACGTATTTGCAGGCGAGGTAG